From the genome of Hymenobacter sp. PAMC 26628, one region includes:
- a CDS encoding gamma carbonic anhydrase family protein: MPALILPVRGIYPEIPADCFVADNATVVGDVVLGPGCTVWFNAVVRGDVNSIRIGAGTNIQDGAVLHCTYQGAVLRIGARVSIGHRALVHGCTVEDDVLIGMGAIVMDHAVVGAGCLIAAGAVVLENTICEPGYLYAGVPARRIKPVGEAQRAGLRRTAENYQLYASWFAAPAAAPDAPAV, encoded by the coding sequence ATGCCCGCCCTCATCCTGCCCGTTCGCGGCATTTATCCCGAAATCCCGGCCGACTGCTTCGTGGCCGACAACGCTACTGTGGTGGGCGACGTGGTGCTGGGGCCCGGCTGCACGGTGTGGTTCAACGCTGTGGTGCGGGGCGACGTGAACAGCATCCGCATCGGGGCCGGCACCAACATCCAGGACGGGGCCGTGCTGCACTGCACCTACCAAGGCGCGGTCTTGCGCATCGGTGCGCGCGTCAGCATTGGCCACCGGGCCCTGGTGCACGGCTGCACCGTGGAAGACGACGTGCTCATCGGCATGGGGGCCATTGTGATGGACCACGCCGTGGTGGGCGCGGGCTGCCTCATTGCCGCCGGGGCCGTAGTGCTCGAGAACACCATCTGCGAGCCCGGCTACCTCTACGCCGGCGTGCCCGCTCGCCGCATCAAGCCCGTGGGCGAAGCCCAGCGCGCCGGCCTGCGCCGCACTGCCGAGAATTACCAGCTCTACGCCAGCTGGTTTGCGGCCCCAGCTGCTGCCCCCGATGCGCCGGCTGTGTGA